The Immundisolibacter cernigliae genome has a window encoding:
- the fdxB gene encoding ferredoxin III, nif-specific — translation MSEFSVTLPNGHAWTPRFVQTIEASRCIGCGRCYRVCGRGVFELIGLTEDGEKISINLDASDDDDDEVEYERKVMTIANQENCVGCEACSRICPKQCHSHAAAAV, via the coding sequence ATGAGCGAGTTTTCCGTCACCCTGCCCAACGGCCATGCCTGGACGCCGCGCTTCGTGCAGACCATCGAGGCCAGTCGCTGCATCGGCTGCGGCCGCTGCTACCGCGTGTGCGGGCGGGGCGTGTTCGAGCTGATCGGTCTGACCGAGGACGGCGAGAAGATCAGCATCAACCTGGACGCCAGCGACGACGACGATGACGAGGTCGAGTACGAGCGCAAGGTGATGACCATCGCCAACCAGGAAAACTGCGTCGGCTGCGAGGCCTGCTCGCGCATCTGCCCCAAGCAGTGCCACAGCCACGCGGCGGCGGCGGTCTGA
- a CDS encoding NifX-associated nitrogen fixation protein — translation MAEAELIQDPMQVPVVRELVKQWRAQDAHGAWEGKSDAKLLEPYILTREKRREIPIIGDPDPETLWRMELFYNAIGLAIERATGVMVSPMMKVHHEGFGRLVLTAGRLIVVNKQLRDLHRFGFESLEKLAAEGEKLVAAGVEMITKYPELANYG, via the coding sequence ATGGCTGAGGCAGAGCTGATTCAGGACCCGATGCAGGTGCCGGTGGTACGCGAGCTGGTCAAGCAGTGGCGGGCGCAGGACGCCCACGGCGCCTGGGAGGGCAAGAGCGACGCGAAGCTGCTCGAACCCTACATCCTGACCCGCGAGAAGCGGCGCGAAATCCCCATCATCGGCGACCCGGACCCGGAAACCCTGTGGCGCATGGAGCTGTTCTACAACGCCATCGGCCTGGCCATCGAGCGGGCGACCGGCGTGATGGTGTCGCCGATGATGAAAGTGCACCACGAGGGCTTCGGCCGGCTGGTGCTGACCGCCGGGCGCCTCATCGTGGTCAACAAACAGCTGCGCGACCTGCACCGCTTCGGCTTCGAGAGCCTGGAGAAACTGGCCGCCGAGGGCGAAAAGCTGGTGGCGGCGGGTGTCGAGATGATCACCAAGTATCCGGAACTGGCGAACTACGGCTGA
- a CDS encoding CCE_0567 family metalloprotein, whose protein sequence is MDDLETLKARVKQLNARATTLKMNLHDLSEDLPTGWENIPDLAAQAFDAYRSLAEARRALTQAGG, encoded by the coding sequence ATGGACGACCTGGAAACCCTGAAGGCGCGGGTGAAGCAACTGAACGCCCGCGCCACCACGCTCAAGATGAACCTGCACGACCTGTCCGAGGACCTGCCGACCGGCTGGGAGAACATCCCGGACCTGGCGGCGCAGGCCTTCGACGCCTACCGCAGCCTGGCCGAAGCGCGCCGCGCGCTGACGCAGGCGGGAGGCTGA